TGTCATGCAGAACAAACCTGTCGTGATAGCCTCCATGGTGTAAGTCCTCGTGTACACAATCCACACACCTCTTATTAGTCGTTGCGTTTTCCACATGTCCTCAAATACTGCTATGGAGTTTCTATCCTAACATAGTCCTAGTGGCCGGCTTACCGGGATCGGCGCCTACGTAGCCATCGACTCTATCCGCCAGGAGGTCATCTTTTCTATCCGTGGCAGCAATAACATTCGCAACTACATCACCGACGTCATCTTCGCCTGGCGCAGCTGCGATCTCGCACACCAGTGCAAACTCCATACCGGTTTCGCCGAGGCCTGGGATGAGATCAAGGACGCTGCTTCTGCAGCCATCAAGTCTGCTCGCGAGAAGAACCCCGGCTATAAAGTTGTAATAACTGGCCACTCCCTGGGGGCGGCCGTCGCAATCATTAGCACAGCCTACCTCCGCCGCGACGGTATCCCAATTGATCTGTATACATATGGCGCCCCCCGCGTGGGCAACGACAAGTTTGCAAATTGGTTCTCCAGCCAGCAGGGCCGGCATTGGCGGGTCACACACGAGAACGACCCTGTGCCCCGTCTTCCCCCCATCTTCACCGGCTATCGGCACGTCACCCCGGAGTACTGGCTGTCGGGCGGGGATGCCTTCCAGACAGTCTACGACCTCTCCGAAATCCGTGTCTGCAagggcatcgccaacatcaaGTGCAATGCTAGCCGCTTCATCACCGACATCCTTGCCCATTTGTACTACCTCGGCTACACCGGTGGCTGCTCCGCCTCCCCATTGAGGCTGAGAGATGGCCAGGAGGAGGATCCTTTGCCTCAGGACCTCAAGGACCGTCTTACCGCTTGGAGTCAGAAGGACCAGCAGTTTGTCGAGGAAAATGACATCTAGAGAGTCATGTGCCACTCTTCATTACCTACCGACGCAAACTGGGGTATCTGCAACCGATGCCGTATAAAATACGGGGTTATTATACTATCCACCATGCATGTGGCTCTATGGAGTAGTACCTTGTCTGTGGATACCAATTAGAGCCCAAGGTATGCATGCCAAGGACAGAAAGTATCCGACATCATTTTTTGTTCCGGGTATAGCCAGGCGAGCATGAGCCGAGAACTCTCCTCGTCATTTACTTAAGTACTGTTTTGTTGTGGAGACGATACACTCGACTCTaccaactacctacctagtaggtacaTCTCTCCTCGGCACCTGCTCTTTTGGGGAGTTCATCTTTACCATTATATCTGTACATGTTATACTCTTCTTGGTACATATTGATAGCAATATTTGGGACATGTCTCAAGAATAGCCATCTCTCTATTGTTTCAGTATAGCATATAGCGATTGCATTTATAGCATGAATCTAGCATGGCGGCTCAGAGGGCCCTTTCTATTTTACAAACCGTCTGGTATAAATTCCAGACAAAGAAAAATGACAAGACCGACGGGAGATACATTGACCTTTGTAACTCTATACTCTGTATCAACTCCGTACCATTACCACCACACTGAACTTACTTGCAGCATTGTCACATAAACTCCGCGATACAGGGCAAGTACTGTTAACAAAAAACTCAGTCCACGCCCTCTGTCATCATCCCCTGGGCATTCGGCACCCCCACGAGAATAACCCCGCGCGGGACTTTGACCTCCTTGACCTTCATGCATCCGAAGACATTCACCTCCTTGATCTTGGGGCAGGCCCTGAAAATACACCCCAATATAAAATCAGTCACCTCCTCGCAGAAGCTGATCTCTAACGTCTTCAACTCGGGGTAAGTTGAAGTCTCGGAGAAAACGTCCTCAAATGCTTGTTTCGTAATATGTCTGCAAGCATGAACGTTTAAATCCTCTAGACCCTGGCCAGAGTGTGCCATAAGAGCTTTGAAGCCTTCGTCACAAAGACCGACATTATTGTGGTTTGTACGCGGTTGGCTAGCATCAATATATCGGCATTTTTGAAGATCTACAAACTGAAGAGGTGGGTTGTTCCAGTTTGTGAAAAGATTCGCGAATCCTTCGTCAGTCATTTTTTCACTGTCGGTGATGCGAAGCTTGGCTAGAGAGCGGCATTGTTGATGAATAGTTTGGAGAACAGTGTCATCAGCATCGGGGACGATTTTGAGGGAGAGGGTCTTTAGGTTGTGACCGATTTTGGAAACCGCAGCATTGATGGCTCCGGGCGAGGGACTATTTTGAAGCTGCAAGCCGATATGTTCAAGCGAAGCGAGGTTTCCTATCGCTTCGACACCTTTATCTGTGACTTTTTGGTTGTTCTCTATCTTTAGACGTAGCAAGTTGGGGCAATGATTTTCCATTGTAACAATTGTGTCGTCGCCAAAGTGCCTGTCGGTATAGTAAACTTGAACACCTTTGAGAGTTTGGCCTTTGGTGCTAAAGAACTCATGCCATTTCTGTTCGCTGAGAAGATTTGCACCGTGTAGATAGAAGCTCTCTAGGGCAATATCACGAGACAAGAGATAGTCCATGACTCCATCTTTGAACTGGATGGCTGACCGTGCTTTGAATCGACGCAGCTTGGGAGAAACCTGAAAGATGCTGATATAGTCTTGGTCACCGAGTCTCGCACCATCATAGATATGTATCGTCTCCGTTGTGGGTTGTGCAAACAGAGGTAGCGTTTCAGGGCGCAATAATCGTCTCTTGGAGAAAATCCGGGCAATCTTGTCAATTAGATGCTCAGGCAAATCTCCCAAGCTGTCGGCCATGTCGACGTTTTTGGCCAGGGTTTGCACGCAAAGGGTAGCAAGACTCTTTGTGCCAACGTCACCATCGAGAATTCGACTCTGAATGCTTCGTCGGGAACCGATTCCGCCAGTCTGCTTTctcggcttcttcttcggcttACCACCCTGGCGTTCCTTTGCCGTCTCCCTCCCGCATGGCGCGCAGAGGAGACCGCCATCCGGGCCTGCCACGGAATAGGGTGTGACAGTAAACCGCTTCTCACATATTGCACAATTTTCCATTTGGCCGGGGAGGGGCGCATGGCTCGACTCGAAGATAGCGCGAGCAatttcgtcatcgtcgccggaATCGTCAGCCTGCTTCTTGCGCTTTTTGAAGGCCTTGCTCGCCTTGATTTTCTCGATGGC
The DNA window shown above is from Metarhizium brunneum chromosome 1, complete sequence and carries:
- the LIP_0 gene encoding Lipase; this encodes MLLNIVLGFAFAAVVAAKPIATDDYGNTLETRGGNVQVSETDLTNMKFYSQHSAAAYCNYNTAVGKPIVCKDTACPLVMQNKPVVIASMVGRLTGIGAYVAIDSIRQEVIFSIRGSNNIRNYITDVIFAWRSCDLAHQCKLHTGFAEAWDEIKDAASAAIKSAREKNPGYKVVITGHSLGAAVAIISTAYLRRDGIPIDLYTYGAPRVGNDKFANWFSSQQGRHWRVTHENDPVPRLPPIFTGYRHVTPEYWLSGGDAFQTVYDLSEIRVCKGIANIKCNASRFITDILAHLYYLGYTGGCSASPLRLRDGQEEDPLPQDLKDRLTAWSQKDQQFVEENDI
- the rhp7 gene encoding DNA repair protein rhp7 gives rise to the protein MNKQDSPESSTEPSECQSALTDFLASHNISARQIRDDAELRRQQAAAQARQNGEQLTEEVEVAVAESSAAGSRQRASRNEAGTQKSKRKTQEQKAIEKIKASKAFKKRKKQADDSGDDDEIARAIFESSHAPLPGQMENCAICEKRFTVTPYSVAGPDGGLLCAPCGRETAKERQGGKPKKKPRKQTGGIGSRRSIQSRILDGDVGTKSLATLCVQTLAKNVDMADSLGDLPEHLIDKIARIFSKRRLLRPETLPLFAQPTTETIHIYDGARLGDQDYISIFQVSPKLRRFKARSAIQFKDGVMDYLLSRDIALESFYLHGANLLSEQKWHEFFSTKGQTLKGVQVYYTDRHFGDDTIVTMENHCPNLLRLKIENNQKVTDKGVEAIGNLASLEHIGLQLQNSPSPGAINAAVSKIGHNLKTLSLKIVPDADDTVLQTIHQQCRSLAKLRITDSEKMTDEGFANLFTNWNNPPLQFVDLQKCRYIDASQPRTNHNNVGLCDEGFKALMAHSGQGLEDLNVHACRHITKQAFEDVFSETSTYPELKTLEISFCEEVTDFILGCIFRACPKIKEVNVFGCMKVKEVKVPRGVILVGVPNAQGMMTEGVD